In Novosphingobium sp. MMS21-SN21R, a single genomic region encodes these proteins:
- a CDS encoding TetR/AcrR family transcriptional regulator has product MSVESVTNIPEHATPARRTQIERTEATRARLSSEAYRLVAEGGIRALTIRSLAAAADVSQGAVLHHFPDKAAITLLAIEHTLTMARDDSKSWLSAPGDAEGVLRAMLAEFHAFFFSDRFWVAMGITLETSKDAHLFPAVRAKVGTLRTPVYQAWEQRLVELGWSSAAASRDVRAAAALVSGAAIRRFWADEDDISHSVEDDWVVSRLRDLPG; this is encoded by the coding sequence ATGTCCGTTGAGAGCGTGACCAACATACCTGAACATGCAACGCCCGCACGCCGGACCCAGATCGAACGGACAGAGGCCACGCGCGCGCGCCTGTCGAGCGAAGCCTATCGTCTGGTGGCAGAGGGCGGCATTCGCGCGCTGACGATCCGGTCGCTGGCGGCAGCTGCAGATGTTTCACAAGGGGCGGTGCTGCATCATTTCCCCGACAAGGCCGCGATTACCCTGCTAGCAATCGAGCACACGCTGACCATGGCCCGCGACGACAGCAAAAGCTGGTTGTCGGCGCCGGGTGACGCTGAAGGCGTTCTGCGGGCGATGCTGGCAGAGTTTCACGCCTTTTTCTTCAGCGACCGCTTCTGGGTCGCAATGGGAATTACCCTGGAAACCTCAAAGGACGCCCACCTTTTTCCCGCCGTTCGCGCCAAGGTCGGCACGTTGCGAACGCCGGTCTATCAGGCGTGGGAGCAGCGACTGGTTGAACTTGGATGGAGCAGCGCAGCCGCAAGCCGCGATGTCCGCGCTGCCGCTGCACTGGTTTCAGGCGCGGCAATCCGCCGGTTCTGGGCCGATGAAGACGACATTTCCCATTCGGTTGAAGACGACTGGGTCGTCTCAAGGCTGCGTGACCTACCAGGCTAA
- a CDS encoding VOC family protein — translation MTASNSEQPIRFARLGFCQLRCSDLAATTAFYRDLVGLELAREQDGKAWLRCSDKPYDIVLLEGAPGLAGAGFELESETDLERAFARLSLRCADVRWLDGSECANLLVERALAFTDPVSGLACIFYVEQSKAATAYVPTKARIERLGHLVLNVANLAAAHRFWAEALGFAVSDRVEGLAEWLRCWPNPLHHSLALIQSSDNTLHHINFMVTDIDDIGQGMNRLNKAGVPIVYGPGRHLPSTSIFLYFLDPDGNTNELSFGMELFESEGARAPRELEHKAEVMDTWGGLPDPRFGKGHPIIKPTADMVDG, via the coding sequence ATGACCGCGTCGAATAGTGAACAACCGATCCGGTTTGCCCGCCTCGGCTTTTGCCAGTTGCGATGCAGCGATCTGGCCGCAACCACCGCGTTCTATCGCGACCTTGTCGGACTTGAACTGGCGCGCGAGCAGGACGGCAAGGCTTGGCTGCGCTGCAGCGACAAGCCTTATGACATCGTTCTGCTTGAGGGTGCGCCAGGGCTTGCCGGTGCCGGGTTCGAACTTGAAAGCGAGACAGACCTCGAGCGGGCTTTTGCGCGGCTGTCGCTGCGGTGCGCCGATGTGCGCTGGCTGGACGGATCGGAATGCGCAAATCTGCTGGTTGAACGCGCGCTTGCCTTCACCGATCCAGTCTCAGGGCTCGCCTGCATCTTCTACGTCGAACAATCCAAGGCGGCTACCGCTTATGTTCCGACCAAGGCGCGGATCGAGCGGCTAGGCCACCTTGTCCTGAACGTCGCCAACCTTGCCGCCGCGCACAGGTTCTGGGCAGAGGCGCTGGGCTTTGCCGTGTCCGACCGCGTCGAGGGCCTGGCCGAATGGCTGCGCTGCTGGCCCAATCCCCTGCACCACAGCCTTGCGCTGATACAGAGTTCGGACAATACGCTGCACCATATCAACTTCATGGTGACCGACATCGACGACATCGGACAGGGCATGAACCGGTTGAACAAGGCGGGTGTGCCAATTGTCTACGGACCGGGTCGCCACCTTCCATCCACCAGCATCTTCCTCTACTTCCTCGATCCTGACGGGAACACCAACGAACTCAGCTTCGGGATGGAACTGTTCGAGTCTGAGGGCGCACGGGCACCGCGTGAACTGGAGCACAAGGCCGAAGTCATGGACACATGGGGCGGCCTTCCCGATCCCCGCTTCGGCAAGGGTCACCCGATCATCAAGCCGACAGCGGACATGGTCGATGGTTGA
- a CDS encoding aromatic-ring-hydroxylating dioxygenase subunit beta, producing MTDTISPGADLLLRLQVEDLLYLEADLLDRWQLDEWLALFTPDAHYFVPPNDIDGDTADPNQSLFYINDDHVRMRERVIRLNKVGAHSEHPRSKVRHLVSNVRVRREGDVIHARSSFVVWRSKDITSDAFVGHYLHEIVMSEGAMKISRKTCVLDMEALRPHARISIIL from the coding sequence ATGACCGATACGATCAGTCCCGGCGCTGACCTGCTCCTGCGTCTTCAGGTGGAAGACTTGCTCTATCTTGAAGCGGACCTGCTTGACCGCTGGCAGCTTGACGAGTGGCTTGCGCTCTTCACGCCCGATGCGCATTACTTCGTGCCGCCCAACGACATCGATGGTGATACGGCGGACCCCAACCAGTCACTGTTCTACATCAACGACGACCATGTGCGGATGCGCGAGCGCGTGATCCGGCTGAACAAGGTCGGCGCGCATAGCGAGCATCCACGGTCCAAGGTCCGGCATCTCGTTTCGAACGTGCGCGTGCGCCGCGAGGGCGATGTCATCCATGCGCGCTCATCTTTCGTCGTGTGGCGCAGCAAGGACATCACCAGTGATGCCTTCGTCGGGCACTACCTGCACGAGATCGTCATGTCCGAAGGGGCGATGAAGATATCGCGCAAGACCTGCGTTCTCGACATGGAAGCGCTGCGTCCGCACGCCCGCATCAGCATAATCCTGTGA
- a CDS encoding alpha/beta fold hydrolase, whose translation MTSNPEIGLNVDVDGIGTNYIHAGSGDPLILIHGSGPGVTAYANWRGVIPDFAEHFACYAPDTLGFGYTDFPSDIHGFAMERWVAHLIDFMDALGIARAHFIGNSYGGALTLALAIRHPDRVGRIVLMGAAGLAFELTDGLERVWGYQPSLDAMRDLMTTFAHDPALVKEEIVRSRYEASIRPGAQEAYASLFPEPRQRWLAALASDEADLRTLPHHTLMMHGREDVIVPLEQSIRFNQLIPNSELHVFGKCGHWTQIEKRDRFVELVIPFLKGA comes from the coding sequence ATGACCAGCAATCCGGAAATCGGCCTGAACGTCGATGTGGACGGGATCGGCACCAATTACATTCATGCGGGCAGCGGAGATCCGCTGATCCTGATCCATGGGTCGGGTCCGGGGGTCACCGCCTATGCGAACTGGCGCGGGGTGATCCCCGATTTTGCCGAACATTTTGCCTGCTATGCGCCCGATACGCTGGGTTTCGGTTACACCGACTTTCCCTCCGACATTCACGGCTTTGCGATGGAACGGTGGGTCGCGCACCTGATCGACTTCATGGATGCTCTTGGCATCGCGCGCGCGCATTTCATCGGCAATTCATATGGCGGCGCGCTGACCCTCGCTCTGGCGATCCGTCACCCTGACCGGGTCGGCCGCATTGTCCTGATGGGAGCCGCCGGACTGGCATTCGAACTGACCGATGGCCTCGAACGGGTCTGGGGATACCAACCCTCGCTTGACGCCATGCGCGACCTGATGACAACCTTCGCCCATGATCCGGCGCTGGTGAAGGAGGAAATCGTGCGTTCACGCTATGAGGCGAGCATCCGTCCCGGCGCGCAGGAAGCCTATGCAAGCCTGTTTCCCGAACCGCGCCAACGCTGGCTGGCAGCTCTCGCCAGCGACGAAGCCGACTTGCGCACCCTGCCCCACCACACGCTGATGATGCATGGCCGCGAAGACGTGATCGTTCCGCTGGAACAGTCGATCCGCTTCAATCAGTTGATCCCCAACAGCGAATTGCACGTCTTCGGCAAATGCGGCCACTGGACCCAGATCGAAAAGCGTGATCGCTTTGTGGAACTGGTCATTCCGTTCCTGAAAGGCGCTTGA
- a CDS encoding MerR family transcriptional regulator has translation MKMRELEAKTGVNRETIRVYLREGLVPEPSRPARNVADYGEDHVRAILAVRRLQRDSAMTLPQIKHILGGGATDRRVGATAFGHLEELLSARVGLKGSLVSLSTLVKQNPFAADDAKALAQIGVISLAKGTRGPALSVTDAGLVNIWGRMREAGFDEARGFPPEILGYYIEAAEYVAAKEATIFLEQVEGRIEEDEAANMLEFALPTMLEFFGLIRLKAFLHNVAKATRSDGSEVVVPPTPRITG, from the coding sequence ATGAAGATGCGGGAGCTTGAAGCAAAGACGGGCGTCAATCGCGAGACGATCCGGGTGTATTTGCGCGAAGGACTGGTGCCCGAGCCGAGCCGTCCGGCGCGCAATGTTGCCGATTATGGCGAGGATCACGTCCGCGCTATTCTGGCGGTTCGGCGTCTCCAGCGCGATTCCGCAATGACCCTGCCGCAGATCAAACACATTCTTGGCGGCGGGGCGACTGACCGCCGGGTGGGCGCCACGGCATTCGGGCATCTTGAAGAATTGCTGTCAGCGCGGGTAGGGTTGAAGGGCAGCCTTGTCTCGCTGAGCACGCTGGTAAAACAGAACCCCTTCGCCGCCGACGACGCGAAGGCACTTGCCCAGATCGGGGTCATCAGTCTGGCCAAGGGAACGCGGGGGCCTGCACTTAGCGTGACTGACGCCGGACTGGTCAACATCTGGGGGCGGATGCGTGAAGCTGGGTTCGATGAGGCGCGCGGGTTTCCGCCCGAGATCCTGGGGTACTACATCGAGGCGGCGGAGTACGTCGCAGCCAAAGAGGCGACGATATTTCTTGAACAAGTCGAGGGGCGCATCGAGGAAGACGAGGCTGCCAACATGCTTGAGTTCGCATTGCCGACCATGCTCGAATTCTTTGGCCTGATTCGGCTCAAGGCCTTCCTGCACAATGTGGCAAAGGCGACGCGCAGCGATGGCAGCGAAGTTGTCGTGCCACCAACGCCGCGGATCACCGGTTAG
- a CDS encoding long-chain fatty acid--CoA ligase, giving the protein MMPGLMQDRDLAIIDILRFAATAHATREIISRNVDEPMWRYDYATCLARTSQAAHYLQSLGIAAGDVVSSLAWNTHRHFELFYAVPGMGAVLHTANPRLTDEHLIYTITHAGARALLFDRNMAQIVERIRPQLPDVEHFVMLVAAPSDTLDYIGYDAAIAPFNAHFDWPTLDERAGAFLCYTSGTTGDPKGVLYSHRSVVLHALAGGLSGAMGFSAFDVVMPCQSLYHATAWGLPFAGTINGVKFVLPADRMDGASLDELIRSEGVTFTGGVPTIWTMYLDHLERTGGDTGTLERVFIGGSAVPRDMAAAFDRFGVSTRQIWGMTETSPLGVVASSTPALAAGGRDAENEQLWTRQGRMQFGIEIGIFGEDGEALPHDGETSGALKVRGPWVVERYFRAEQSACDAEGWFDTGDVATIDALGFMRITDRRKDVIKSGGEWISSIDLENIAAGCPGVRVAAVVGVHHPKWEERPIMIVERHDGSDVGEAGIREFLDSRVARWWMPDRILFEDVPLTATGKIDKKVIRARHLHILDVR; this is encoded by the coding sequence ATGATGCCGGGATTGATGCAGGACCGCGACCTTGCGATCATTGACATCCTGCGTTTTGCCGCGACGGCCCACGCAACGCGCGAAATCATTTCGCGCAATGTTGATGAACCGATGTGGCGCTATGACTATGCCACCTGCCTTGCTCGCACATCGCAGGCGGCCCATTACCTGCAGTCGCTAGGTATCGCGGCGGGTGATGTCGTCAGTTCGCTGGCATGGAACACCCACCGCCATTTCGAGCTGTTCTACGCCGTGCCGGGCATGGGCGCAGTGCTCCACACCGCCAATCCCCGCCTGACCGATGAACATCTCATCTACACAATCACGCATGCAGGCGCGCGAGCCTTGCTGTTTGATCGCAACATGGCACAGATCGTTGAGCGGATCAGGCCGCAACTGCCCGATGTCGAACACTTCGTGATGCTGGTGGCCGCCCCATCCGACACCCTCGACTACATCGGATATGACGCTGCAATCGCCCCATTCAACGCCCATTTTGACTGGCCCACGCTCGACGAGCGGGCCGGGGCATTTCTTTGCTATACGTCCGGAACCACCGGCGACCCGAAAGGCGTGCTCTATTCCCACCGCTCGGTCGTGCTTCACGCGCTTGCCGGGGGGCTTTCAGGCGCGATGGGCTTTTCGGCGTTTGACGTGGTCATGCCATGCCAGTCTCTTTATCACGCGACCGCCTGGGGCCTGCCGTTTGCCGGAACGATCAACGGCGTCAAATTCGTGCTGCCGGCTGACAGGATGGACGGAGCCTCGCTTGATGAACTGATCAGGTCGGAAGGCGTCACCTTCACAGGCGGCGTTCCTACGATCTGGACGATGTACCTCGATCACCTTGAACGCACGGGCGGCGACACCGGCACGCTTGAGCGGGTGTTCATCGGTGGCTCGGCGGTCCCGCGCGACATGGCAGCGGCCTTTGACCGTTTCGGGGTGAGCACGCGCCAGATCTGGGGCATGACCGAAACCAGCCCGCTTGGCGTTGTTGCGAGTTCGACCCCTGCTCTTGCCGCAGGCGGGCGCGATGCCGAGAACGAGCAGCTCTGGACGCGGCAGGGCAGGATGCAGTTCGGCATTGAAATCGGCATTTTCGGCGAAGATGGCGAAGCGCTGCCCCACGATGGTGAGACATCGGGCGCGCTCAAGGTGCGCGGGCCCTGGGTTGTCGAGCGCTATTTCCGGGCCGAACAAAGCGCGTGCGACGCCGAGGGCTGGTTCGATACGGGCGACGTTGCAACCATTGATGCCTTGGGGTTCATGCGGATTACCGACCGGCGCAAGGATGTGATCAAGTCTGGCGGCGAGTGGATCAGTTCAATCGATCTGGAGAACATCGCCGCAGGTTGCCCGGGCGTCAGGGTCGCCGCCGTGGTGGGCGTGCATCATCCCAAATGGGAAGAGCGCCCGATCATGATCGTGGAGCGTCACGATGGCAGCGACGTTGGCGAAGCGGGTATCAGAGAGTTTCTCGACAGCCGCGTCGCCCGCTGGTGGATGCCCGACAGGATACTGTTCGAAGACGTGCCGCTGACTGCCACTGGCAAGATCGACAAGAAAGTCATTCGCGCCCGCCACTTGCACATTCTTGATGTCCGTTGA
- a CDS encoding SDR family oxidoreductase, protein MVERAGPLAGQIAIVTGAGRGIGLAIARRLLTDGANVVVADLSPDIAEAACAELGADRTMPFAADLSCEDGARALIDAAMARFGRIDILVNNAGGGILRPFLDHTPDTLRTTLDRNLWTAIWCCWLALPHMKAAGYGRIVMVGADSVRNGLFDHAAYNAAKGGVHGMTTGLAREFAQDGITVNTVAPCAVQTLQLEEVRQSNPDLVDKVCAIIPMGRPAEEAEVASMVAYLASPEAAFVTGQVISVNGGTTML, encoded by the coding sequence ATGGTTGAGCGCGCTGGTCCACTGGCGGGACAGATCGCCATTGTGACTGGTGCCGGTCGCGGCATCGGGCTGGCCATCGCTCGGCGGTTGCTGACGGACGGGGCGAATGTGGTGGTGGCGGACCTGTCCCCCGATATTGCCGAGGCGGCCTGCGCCGAACTGGGCGCCGACAGGACGATGCCTTTTGCGGCCGACCTGTCTTGCGAAGATGGAGCGCGAGCGCTGATTGACGCCGCGATGGCCCGGTTCGGGCGGATCGATATCCTCGTCAACAACGCCGGCGGCGGCATACTGCGTCCCTTCCTCGATCATACCCCCGACACTTTGCGCACCACCCTCGACCGCAATCTGTGGACCGCGATCTGGTGTTGCTGGCTGGCACTGCCGCACATGAAGGCGGCTGGTTATGGCCGGATCGTGATGGTCGGGGCGGATTCGGTGCGCAATGGCCTGTTTGATCATGCCGCCTACAACGCCGCCAAGGGCGGCGTACACGGCATGACCACCGGCCTCGCCCGCGAATTTGCGCAGGACGGGATCACCGTAAACACGGTTGCTCCATGCGCCGTGCAGACGCTGCAACTGGAAGAAGTGCGCCAGAGCAACCCGGATCTGGTCGACAAGGTCTGCGCGATCATCCCGATGGGCCGTCCGGCGGAGGAAGCCGAAGTGGCCTCGATGGTGGCCTATCTCGCCTCACCGGAAGCCGCTTTCGTGACCGGGCAAGTGATCAGCGTAAACGGCGGGACGACGATGCTCTGA